The Stappia sp. genome window below encodes:
- the rpsG gene encoding 30S ribosomal protein S7, which produces MSRRHRAEKREIIPDPKFGDVVVTKFMNSIMYHGKKSAAERIVYGAFDIIEGKLRENPVEVFHAALDNVMPQVEVRSRRVGGATYQVPVEVRTDRRQALAIRWLISAARNRNETTMVDRLSGELLDAANNRGSAVKKREDTHRMAEANRAFSHYRW; this is translated from the coding sequence ATGTCACGCCGTCACAGGGCTGAAAAGCGCGAAATCATCCCCGATCCGAAGTTCGGGGACGTGGTCGTCACCAAGTTCATGAATTCCATCATGTACCATGGGAAGAAGTCGGCCGCGGAGCGTATCGTTTACGGTGCGTTCGACATCATCGAAGGCAAGCTGCGCGAGAACCCGGTCGAGGTGTTCCACGCCGCGCTGGACAACGTCATGCCGCAGGTCGAGGTTCGCTCCCGCCGTGTCGGTGGTGCCACCTATCAGGTGCCGGTCGAGGTCCGCACGGACCGTCGTCAGGCGCTGGCCATTCGCTGGCTGATCTCCGCCGCGCGCAACCGCAACGAGACCACGATGGTGGATCGTCTGTCGGGCGAGCTGCTGGATGCCGCGAACAACCGGGGCTCCGCCGTCAAGAAGCGTGAAGACACGCACCGGATGGCGGAAGCCAACCGCGCGTTCTCGCACTACCGCTGGTAA
- a CDS encoding regulator codes for MTRFSDDDGGANVFIILGTAREPGEGDALADVPVNILLQAPDEDSAVRAALEALGGQGFVEVDLDQIGVILEEPDDPTFEAAYEDALAGEVAVITYRE; via the coding sequence ATGACACGGTTTTCCGACGATGACGGCGGTGCGAATGTCTTCATCATTCTTGGCACGGCGCGCGAACCGGGCGAGGGCGATGCGCTGGCGGACGTTCCGGTGAACATTCTGCTTCAGGCGCCGGACGAGGACAGCGCGGTGCGGGCCGCGCTCGAGGCGCTCGGCGGGCAGGGCTTCGTGGAGGTCGATCTGGACCAGATCGGCGTGATCCTGGAAGAGCCGGACGATCCGACGTTCGAGGCGGCCTATGAGGATGCGCTCGCCGGGGAAGTCGCCGTCATTACCTATCGCGAGTGA